Proteins co-encoded in one Candidatus Thiodictyon syntrophicum genomic window:
- a CDS encoding type II toxin-antitoxin system RelE/ParE family toxin, giving the protein MLTKAAKDDLKSIGRYTQATWGPDQRNRYLRLLDAGFHTLADNPLMGTDCGDIRPGYRKHRVGKHLVFCRQSGTDEIEIVRVLHQGMDVPASMSDP; this is encoded by the coding sequence GTGCTGACCAAGGCAGCCAAGGACGATTTGAAGTCCATCGGCCGCTACACGCAAGCCACCTGGGGTCCTGACCAGCGCAACCGCTATCTGAGGTTGCTGGACGCGGGCTTTCATACGCTGGCGGATAATCCCCTGATGGGCACTGACTGCGGCGACATCCGCCCCGGCTATCGCAAGCACCGGGTTGGCAAGCATCTCGTGTTTTGTCGTCAGAGCGGCACCGATGAGATTGAGATTGTTCGTGTCCTGCACCAGGGCATGGACGTACCTGCGTCCATGTCCGATCCCTAA
- a CDS encoding type II toxin-antitoxin system ParD family antitoxin, giving the protein MQKNTSVILGDHFEQFLAQQIAQGRYGSASEAIRAGLRLLEEHETRVAALRQALKEGEASGRADYSLQGLIEELDRVGTH; this is encoded by the coding sequence ATGCAGAAGAACACCAGCGTGATCCTTGGCGACCACTTCGAGCAATTCCTTGCCCAGCAGATTGCCCAGGGCCGTTACGGTTCGGCCAGCGAGGCGATCCGTGCCGGGTTGCGGCTTCTGGAAGAGCATGAAACACGCGTTGCCGCCCTGCGTCAGGCGCTCAAGGAGGGCGAGGCAAGCGGCCGGGCCGACTATTCCCTGCAAGGTCTGATCGAGGAACTCGACCGCGTCGGTACGCACTGA